The following are from one region of the Rhodopirellula sp. P2 genome:
- a CDS encoding glycosyltransferase, with the protein MPRRRVLLMASSMRGGGSELQTAMLARHLDRERFEVHLYLTQAVGDLLTTIPGDVVVHHPPESFPPQLWDRIPGGLLRRQAEWFRELVGRAQVDVIYDRTFHMTLIAGHPTVERGSSANRRPRVSTIVSPPEVALPLVEKRFVWLKRRRLARAYRRSAAVIAVSEAARQSAIQYYGLPETLVETIRNPVDADAIRAAAGAETIEANPNTPGEAEGLSRASSMAGDPRDALRLVVVGRMTEEKGHATLLDAIGWLMKEWPASLPPLEFRFIGEGPRRADLESRWKDMVLAAGPKDTLHRVEFVGAVQPASAEIAGADGLVLPSHFEGLPNVVLEAFVLQTPVVATRAGGTVELQISEDAPTCHWAEPNNPASLAQAIREFAGQADQRHRHVANASQLVRENHGLSAAVDRISELLLRAGT; encoded by the coding sequence ATGCCACGCCGCCGAGTCCTTTTGATGGCCAGTTCGATGCGCGGCGGCGGCAGTGAGCTGCAAACCGCCATGTTGGCTCGGCACCTGGATCGCGAGCGTTTCGAGGTGCATTTGTATCTGACCCAAGCGGTTGGTGATTTGCTCACCACCATTCCCGGGGACGTTGTCGTGCACCATCCTCCTGAGTCGTTTCCGCCTCAACTCTGGGATCGGATTCCCGGTGGGCTGCTCCGCCGACAGGCCGAATGGTTTCGTGAATTGGTTGGCAGGGCGCAAGTCGATGTCATTTATGACCGCACCTTTCACATGACCTTGATCGCCGGTCATCCCACGGTCGAGCGTGGATCGTCTGCGAATCGTCGTCCGCGAGTGTCGACGATTGTCAGTCCGCCTGAGGTGGCGCTGCCGCTGGTTGAAAAGCGATTCGTGTGGTTGAAGCGGCGGCGATTGGCCCGGGCTTACCGACGGAGCGCCGCGGTGATCGCGGTCAGTGAGGCTGCTCGCCAATCCGCGATTCAGTACTACGGGTTGCCGGAAACGCTGGTGGAAACGATTCGCAACCCCGTCGATGCGGATGCGATTCGGGCTGCCGCTGGCGCCGAGACGATCGAGGCCAACCCGAACACCCCGGGGGAAGCGGAAGGCTTGAGTCGTGCAAGCAGCATGGCCGGCGATCCAAGGGATGCGCTGCGACTGGTGGTCGTTGGCAGGATGACCGAAGAAAAAGGGCATGCGACGCTGCTCGACGCGATCGGATGGTTGATGAAGGAGTGGCCCGCTTCGCTACCTCCGCTGGAATTTCGATTCATTGGGGAGGGGCCCCGGCGAGCCGATTTGGAATCTCGTTGGAAAGACATGGTTTTGGCGGCGGGGCCCAAGGACACGCTGCATCGGGTGGAGTTCGTGGGGGCGGTGCAACCGGCTTCCGCTGAAATCGCAGGGGCGGACGGGTTGGTGTTGCCGTCGCATTTCGAGGGGTTGCCCAACGTTGTGCTGGAAGCGTTCGTTTTGCAAACGCCCGTCGTTGCGACGCGAGCCGGGGGGACCGTCGAGCTGCAAATTTCGGAGGATGCTCCCACTTGCCACTGGGCGGAACCCAACAACCCAGCCTCCTTGGCTCAGGCGATTCGAGAATTCGCCGGGCAAGCCGATCAACGTCATCGGCACGTTGCCAATGCGAGCCAATTGGTCCGGGAGAACCATGGTCTGAGTGCTGCGGTGGATCGGATCAGCGAGCTGTTGCTGCGAGCGGGAACGTGA
- the ppdK gene encoding pyruvate, phosphate dikinase — MAKKDKMVYYFGKTKTEGKGGSKAILGGKGLNLAEMTSIGLPVPPGFTITTEVCDGYYKAGKKLPKGLMDEIQDAVKILETELGKNFGDNENPLLVSVRSGAAVSMPGMMNTILNLGLNDEATEGLAKATKNERFAFDAYRRLINMYGDVVMGLHHEQFEAAFDKVKKKHNVTEDTEVPAEGLRELCDAYKAVYKKGTGEDFPQDPIKQLQLAIEAVFGSWNADRAISYRRIESAKGNTEINNLIGTAVNVQAMVYGNMGDDSGTGVGFTRDPNTGQNKFYGEFLINAQGEDVVAGIRTPQPVAQMAKWDKAAHKELMEIKKKLEDHYTDMQDIEFTIERGKLFMLQTRSGKRNGIAAVKIACDMVKEGLITEKEAVLRVPASDLTHCLLPSFKPTARNAADVLCRGLNASPGAAVGQLAFTATDARERFEAGENVILVRRETSPEDVEGMSAAVGILTSTGGATSHAAVVARGWGKCCVAGASEVEINEKAKTITVGGRKFTAKDTISLDGTTGEVMAGEVETQEPKLSGDFAKLMKWADQYRRLSIRTNADSPADSKRARDFGAEGIGLCRTEHMFFEADRIIHMRAMILAENEDARRAALKKLLPFQRKDFEGIFKAMKGCPVTVRLLDPPLHEFLPHEPAAQKQMAEELGVKLAEIKKRGAALHESNPMLGHRGCRLSVTYPEILEMQVQAIVEAAISCAKKNIDAQPEIMIPLVGTAAELRILREKVEETIETTKTAKKFEGDLNILIGTMIEIPRACLTANEVAEYADFFSFGTNDLTQMTFGYSRDDVGGFLPDYIEHKIVPVDPFQSLDTSGVGQLVEMGVAKGRSVKKKLKVGICGEHGGDPASIEFCNAVGLDYVSCSPFRVPIARLAAAQAALKA, encoded by the coding sequence ATGGCAAAAAAAGACAAGATGGTTTACTACTTCGGCAAAACGAAGACCGAAGGAAAAGGCGGAAGCAAAGCCATCCTGGGCGGTAAAGGCCTGAACTTGGCCGAAATGACTTCCATCGGACTGCCGGTCCCTCCCGGGTTCACGATCACCACCGAAGTTTGCGACGGTTACTACAAAGCTGGCAAGAAGCTTCCCAAGGGATTGATGGACGAAATTCAGGATGCCGTCAAAATCCTGGAAACGGAACTCGGCAAGAACTTCGGCGACAACGAAAACCCGTTGCTGGTCAGCGTCCGCTCGGGTGCCGCCGTCTCGATGCCCGGGATGATGAACACCATTTTGAACCTCGGACTGAACGACGAAGCGACCGAAGGTCTGGCCAAAGCGACCAAGAACGAGCGTTTCGCTTTCGACGCTTACCGCCGTCTGATCAACATGTACGGCGACGTCGTGATGGGCCTGCATCACGAGCAGTTCGAAGCTGCGTTTGACAAGGTCAAGAAAAAACACAACGTCACCGAAGACACCGAAGTCCCCGCCGAAGGCTTGCGTGAACTTTGCGATGCCTACAAAGCGGTTTACAAGAAGGGCACCGGCGAAGACTTCCCTCAAGACCCGATCAAGCAACTTCAGTTGGCCATCGAAGCCGTTTTCGGTTCGTGGAACGCTGACCGTGCGATCAGCTATCGCCGCATCGAATCGGCCAAGGGCAACACCGAGATCAACAACTTGATCGGCACCGCCGTCAACGTCCAAGCCATGGTTTATGGCAACATGGGCGACGACTCGGGAACGGGCGTTGGTTTCACTCGCGACCCCAACACCGGACAGAACAAGTTCTACGGTGAATTCCTGATCAACGCTCAGGGCGAAGACGTGGTGGCTGGTATCCGCACACCCCAACCTGTCGCTCAAATGGCGAAGTGGGACAAAGCGGCTCACAAAGAGCTGATGGAAATCAAGAAGAAGCTGGAAGACCACTACACCGACATGCAGGACATCGAGTTCACGATTGAGCGTGGCAAGTTGTTCATGCTGCAAACTCGGAGCGGAAAGCGAAACGGCATCGCAGCTGTGAAGATCGCTTGCGACATGGTCAAAGAAGGTTTGATCACTGAAAAGGAAGCGGTTCTTCGCGTTCCTGCTTCGGACTTGACTCACTGCTTGTTGCCTTCGTTCAAGCCCACCGCTCGCAACGCCGCCGACGTGTTGTGCCGTGGTTTGAATGCATCGCCAGGTGCTGCGGTTGGCCAGTTGGCCTTCACCGCGACGGACGCTCGCGAGCGTTTCGAAGCTGGCGAAAATGTCATCTTGGTTCGTCGCGAGACCAGCCCAGAAGACGTCGAAGGCATGTCCGCTGCTGTTGGTATTTTGACCAGCACTGGTGGAGCAACCAGCCACGCTGCTGTGGTGGCTCGCGGTTGGGGCAAGTGCTGCGTCGCTGGTGCCAGCGAAGTGGAAATCAACGAAAAGGCCAAGACGATCACGGTTGGCGGACGCAAGTTCACCGCCAAGGACACCATCAGCCTGGACGGCACGACCGGCGAAGTGATGGCAGGCGAAGTTGAAACCCAAGAGCCCAAGTTGTCTGGCGATTTCGCCAAGTTGATGAAGTGGGCCGATCAATACCGTCGCCTTTCGATCCGCACCAACGCGGATTCGCCTGCCGACAGCAAACGTGCCCGTGACTTCGGTGCCGAAGGCATCGGACTGTGCCGCACCGAGCACATGTTCTTCGAAGCCGATCGCATCATTCACATGCGTGCCATGATCTTGGCCGAAAACGAAGACGCTCGCCGTGCTGCCCTGAAGAAGTTGTTGCCATTCCAACGCAAAGACTTCGAAGGCATCTTCAAAGCCATGAAGGGTTGCCCCGTGACCGTTCGGTTGCTGGATCCACCATTGCACGAGTTCTTGCCACACGAACCGGCTGCTCAAAAGCAAATGGCAGAAGAGTTGGGCGTCAAGTTGGCCGAAATCAAAAAGCGTGGTGCGGCTCTTCACGAGTCCAACCCAATGCTCGGCCACCGTGGTTGCCGTCTCAGCGTGACCTACCCCGAAATCTTGGAAATGCAGGTCCAGGCAATCGTCGAAGCAGCCATCAGCTGTGCCAAGAAGAATATCGACGCTCAGCCTGAGATCATGATCCCGTTGGTCGGCACCGCTGCTGAGCTTCGCATCTTGCGTGAAAAGGTGGAAGAAACGATCGAAACAACCAAGACCGCGAAGAAGTTCGAAGGCGACTTGAACATCTTGATCGGTACCATGATCGAGATTCCTCGTGCTTGTTTGACCGCCAACGAAGTGGCTGAGTACGCTGATTTCTTCAGCTTCGGCACCAATGACTTGACGCAAATGACGTTCGGTTATTCCCGCGATGACGTCGGCGGATTCTTGCCCGATTACATCGAGCACAAGATCGTTCCCGTCGACCCCTTCCAGTCGCTGGACACCAGCGGTGTGGGACAACTCGTCGAAATGGGCGTTGCCAAGGGCCGTAGCGTCAAGAAGAAACTCAAGGTGGGTATCTGTGGCGAGCACGGTGGTGATCCCGCCTCGATCGAGTTCTGCAACGCAGTGGGTCTGGACTACGTTTCGTGCAGCCCGTTCCGCGTGCCAATCGCACGTCTGGCCGCTGCTCAAGCTGCACTGAAGGCGTAG